Part of the Geoalkalibacter ferrihydriticus DSM 17813 genome is shown below.
AAAACTGCGCAAAGGAGTAAAAATCCAGATCAACGATGGGAAAACTTTTGAATCGGCCAGCCTGTTTCTCGGTGAAGAGTTTGTGCGCATCACCGAAACCGATGCCGAGAGTGCAATCAACAGCTATTATGACTGGAGCAAGATCGAATCGATTCGCACCTATAGCAGCAAAGAAACCGCCTGATTTGGGGCGACGAACCTGGAACGGCTAAAGTATTGACCTCGGGCAGGAGGTGGAGGATTCCTTGCCTCCTGCCCTGCCGCCGCCATTTTCGCGCAGCGCGCGACAAAAACAAAGGACAGAGACCATGGCCAACGTGATTTTCTGGGAAAAGCCTGGGTGCAAGGGCAACGCCACGCAGAAGGAAATCCTCAGAGCTTCCGGTCATCAGCTTGAGTTGCGCAACCTGCTGACCGAACCCTGGACAAAAGAAGAATTGCGCAACTTTTTCGGTGATCGCCCCGTGGCGGAGTGGTTCAATCCATCCAATCCGCAAATCAAATCGAGAGAAGTCGTCCCTGAGCAGATTCCCGCGGAAAAAGCCCTTGAGATGATGCTTGCCGAACCTCTGTTCATCGTCAGGCCACTCATGCAGGTTGGACATTCACGACTTGCTGGATTCGACGTCCAGAGCGTGCATAACTGGATTGGGTTGGAAGCTGCGGCGATCGGTCCGCGCGATCCGAAAAACTGTCCCTGCGTCAGTCAGGGCGGTGACTGAGGTTTTTACCCACCACACTGATGTGATCCCCGAGCCCTCGAACTGGATGCTTTTCAGCGGCGGATGACAGACTTGAGTGAATGGAGGCTGCGGCGCCATTCATAAGACCGGGCGGCGGCTTTGAATTCAAGTTTTTGATTCGAAGGGACAATTGACTGGCGGAAAAATACGGCTAAAATTTTCATTAAAGAGAAGCCGGGACTCAGGTAGTCGACGATTGCCGCTTTCTGCTTGGGTGTTTGGCAAAAAAGAAAGGAGTTCGGCCATGACTAGCCGTTTTATGATGCTGATTTGCCTCCTTGTACTTTTGGCCGGGTGCCCGCCGCGTCCGGACCCGGCGCCCTCTGGTGCCGGCAGTGTGGCGGTTCCCGGAGCGCCCACCACCCTTGAGGACCAAATCGTCGACGGACCCCTGCCTGGGTGCGTGGATGCTTTTGAAATGGTCGGACAGACCCTGACCCTGCCCATGACGCTGACTCTTGATGCGGGCGGAGTGATTGACAGGGTGGGGGTTGTGGCGGTGGGTGGAACCTATGTCTTTTCGACAAGGCCGGTCAATCCCCTCAACTGCGCCTCCCTGTCCGAAGTGCCGTCGGTCGGTCCGATCACAGTCAACTTCGGTTTTAATTACCTCGGCGATTTCAGTCGCGTCAATCCCCTCTGCATCAACGGCTCCTCCATTGATTTCACGGCCTTTTCCGTAACGGGATCGCCCTTGGACATTTTGGTGGAAAATGCAGCCCGTGAACAGATCTGGAGGGAAACCGACCGGGAGGTGGCCGAGCGTTTCCACGGCATGTTGAATGGAACACCTTTCCCGGCGACGGCGAGTGTTCGTTGTGTCAACTGGATCGATTTGGCAACTTTGCCCTGATCGCAGGAGATGGGACAGGGACGCTGGGGAGATGGGACAGGGACGCTGGTAACTTTTGTAACTTGAAGCTGAAGGCTGTTTATTCTTTCTTCCTGGTGGCTTGGAACGATTATACAACTGCCATCACGGAAGAATTCGAGACGCAAGCGGACCCCTTTGGCCAAGAGCTTGGCCTCAAGGGTGCGGTTGTTCGAGCCTTCCGAAGCGCACGCGGAGACACGTTTAAGCAGATCGAGGTGAAGGAATGGCCAGGGTGTGTGCGAGAGCGCATGGGCCGTGAACAAGATCCGTTCATGCTCGGCATCCGTGAGAATTTCGCAGATTTCAGCCCGCTAAGCAGTACGTGGGCCATCGTGTGGTTCTCTGACTTTCGCGAGAAGCCAGACTGTATCTACCGCGTTTTCGGGGCGCTTGCGCAGATGGTCCGCCGGCAGGAAGACGTACTCCAGTACCCGCAGTCCCTCAGTGTTCCCGGAAAACGCGCGGATGCCATTGAGATCAAGCCTGGTGCGTTTGGTGTATCTATCAATGTGAAGGCATTGCTGCAGGATCTCAAAAGGTGTCCTGGGGTGGATATTGCGGATACTTCACCGACCCGGATGGTTATCTCTGGGAGGTGGCACATAATCCTCTCTTTTGGGTCGGACCGAAGGATGAGAATGCATTATAGCGCCATGGAGAGGACACAGGTGCCAGGTCTACACCCTGCAAGCGAGCGAATTCATTGACTTGGAGGAATCCAAGGAAAATGCTGCTCAGGTTTAATGCACACCGGGAGTGGCGACCCGGACATTTGGCATCTATACTTAAAGGCAGCCCGAGCCCTTTTGCTTTTCGCATGGTCCGTTTGAAATAAACACTTACCACACAGGGATAACTATGTCCGATTCTCTCCAGACTCCACCCAAAACGTCCTGGCACGGTCTGAGCGAAGAAGAAACCCTCAAAAATCTCGACAGTCGCAGCGAGGGGCTGAGTGAAGCCCAGGCCGCCGAACGCCTTGCGCGATTCGGCCCCAACCGGCTGCCGCCGCCCAAACGGGCCAGCGCCCTGCGCCGCTTTTTTGAACATTTTAGAAACGTTCTCATTTATGTGCTGCTTGCCGCGGCGGTCGTCACCGCCTTGCTGGGCCATTGGATTGATTTCGCGGTTATTCTGGCTGTGGTGGTGGTTAACGCGCTCATCGGTTTTGTGCAGGAGGGAAAGGCGGAAAAAGCCCTGGAATCCATCAGCAAGATGCTCTCTGTGGATGCCATGGTGTGGCGCGACGGATCTCGCCGCCAGATTCCCGCCGAAGAGTTGGTGCCCGGCGATGTGGTGTTTCTGCAGTCAGGTGACAAGGTGCCCGCCGATCTGCGTCTGCTGAGCATCAAGGATCTGCATGTGGATGAAGCGATGCTCACGGGCGAATCTCTGCCGGTGGGCAAAGCCACCGCGCAGATAGCGGAAACGGCAACGGTCGGCGACCGGTTCAACATGGCTTTCTCGGGAACCATGATTACTGCCGGGCAGGGCACCGGCGTCGTGGTCGCAACCGGTCAGGCGACCGAACTGGGACGCATCAGCGAAATGCTCACTGATGTGCAAACCCTGACCACTCCGCTGCTGCGCAAGATCGGTGAATTCGCCAAAATCCTTTCCATCGGCATCATCCTGCTGGCCGCTGGAACTTTCGCCTTCGGGTTTTTGGCGAGGGATTACAGCCTCAGCGAGATGTTTCTGGCCGCTGTCGGCTTGGTGGTGGCGGCCATCCCTGAAGGCCTGCCCGCCATCATCACCATCACCCTGGCCATCGGGGTGCAGCGCATGGCGCAGCGCAAATCCATCATCCGGCGTCTGCCCGCGGTGGAAACCCTGGGCGCGGTAACGGTCATCTGTTCGGATAAAACCGGCACATTGACCCGCAGCGAGATGACAACCCAGGCGGTGGTGACTGCTACCAATCAGTTTGAAATCAGCGGGGTTGGTTATGATCCCCACGGTGTTTTGAGTCTCGGCGGTGAAGAGGTCAACCTCAACGAGCATCCGTCCCTGGAAGAAATCGGACGCGCGGCTCTGTTGTGCAATGATTCTGCCGTGATCCAAAAAGATGCGCAGTGGCTGGTCGAGGGGGACCCTACCGAAGGAGCGCTGGTGGTCATGGCGCGCAAGATGGGACTGGATCCCGCACTGGAGAACAAACGCTGGCCGCGCGACGATGTTATTCCCTTCGAATCTCAGCACCGTTTCATGGCGACACTGCACCACGATCACGCCGGGCACGGTTTTATTTATCTCAAGGGTGCTCCGGAGCGCGTCTTGCAAATGTGCACGCGCCAGCGAAGTAAAGGCGAGGATATGCCCCTCAACCGGGCTTACTGGTTGGAGCAAATGGAAGCCCTGGCTGCGCGCGGTATGCGGGTTCTTGCCGTGGCGTCGCGTCCCTTTTCCGATGAAGTGCGGCAATTAAAGGTCGACGAGGTGTCCACCGGCATGAGCCTGCTCGGGCTGCTGGGCATCATCGACCCGCCTCGCCCGGAGGCCATAGAGGCGGTCCGTCAATGCCGCAATGCCGGTATCCGTGTCAAAATGATTACCGGCGATCACATCATCACCGCTGCCGCCATCGCACAACAGATGGGAATCGGCGACGGCAAGCGCGCGATCGCCGGGGCGGAGCTGGAGGGGATGGATGCCGAAGCGCTGCGCGCGGTGGTGCGCGACGTCGATGTTTTCGCCCGCGCTGCCCCCGAACACAAGCTGCGCCTGGTCGAGGCACTGCAGGCCAACGGCGAAGTGACCGCCATGACGGGTGACGGGGTCAACGACGCCCCGGCTCTCAAGCGCTCCAACGTCGGGGTGGCCATGGGCATCAAGGGGACCGAAGTGTCAAAGGAGGCCGCCGAAATGGTGTTGCTGGACGACAATTTTGCCTCCATTGCCCATGCCGTGGAAGAGGGTCGTACGGTCTACGACAACATCAAAAAGGCTATTCTTTTCATTCTGCCTACCAACGGTGCCGAGGCGCTGATTATTCTTGTCGCCATCGCGCTGGGGCGCACCCTGCCCATCACGCCGGTGCAGATTCTGTGGATCAACATGATCACCGCCGTCACCCTGGCTTTGGCGCTGGCCTTCGAGCCGGCGGAGAGCAACGTCATGAGCCGCCCGCCGCGCCCCCCCCAGGAACCCATTCTTGGAGGTTTCCTACTGTGGCGAATCAGCTATGTGTCGCTCATTCTGGTGATCGGAACCTTTGGTTTATTTCTCTGGGAGCGGGCTCAGGGCATGGACATCGAACGCGCTCGCACCGTTGCGGTCAACACCCTGGTGTTTTTCGAGGTCTTTTACCTCATCAACAGCCGCTACCTGCATGATTCGGTGGTGAATCGCGAGGGTCTTTTCGGCAATCGCTACGTTCTCTGGGCGATCGGCGTCGTCATTGTCTTCCAGCTTCTCTTCACCTACGCCGGTCCTATGCAGGTACTTTTCGGCACAGCGGCCATTGACCTGTTTACCTGGGGGCTGATCATTCTCGTGGCTTTTTCGGTGTTTGTCCTGGTAGAGCTTGAAAAAGCGCTGTACCGCGCCTTTTCAAAAAAATCTACCAAGTCGACAGATGCTGCGTAGGATTTAGATCTGACCATCTATAACGATTCACGCTGGTTCGAGCGGGGTTGCGGCATCGCCTAAATCCGCCCTCATTTTTTGATGCCCACCAGAATCCCTGAGTCGGTGGGGCCTCGGTATGCGGTTCGTTGGATGTCCTCGATTCCTGCGTTCTCCATCATTTGCCGGATTTCACTTTCTGTGTACGATTGACCGGCATCGGTCGCCACCAGCATATTCAAGGAGAACAAAGCTGGAAACAGAGGGGCCGTTTTTGAATCGTCGAGGATGAATTCGTGGATAATCATTTTTCCTCCCGATTCAAGCGCCTCTGCGGTTTTGCGGATGATTTTCCGGCAATCCTCAGGGCCTTCTCCGTGCAGGATGTGGGACAGCCAGGCGACATCGTAGGGCCCGCCGAAAGCATCCTTGTGAAAATCTCCAGACACGAAGTTGATGCGTTCGGCCAGGTTGAATCCGGCAACGGTTTTTTCTGCGAAGGGCCGGGTGGTGGCGAGATCAAATATCGTCGCCTTGAGTTGCGGATTGTGTTTGCAGAAATGGATGGCCCAGGTTCCGGGGCCGCCCCCCAAATCCAGGAGTCGGGTTTTTCCCGCCAGATCTAAGGTCGGAACCAGCTCGGGCGCCATTCCCATGGCCAAGTTGAACATGCCCATGAGAAAGCTCTCCCGCCGAATATCTTCGTCATGTGCAAGCAGGGGCGAGATCGGTTTTCCCGTAACCACGGCCTCATCGAGTCGCGCCCAGGATTCCACCAGATGGTGGTGATGCATGATCATGTACCCCACATAGCGTGGCGAGTCCTTGCACAGGAACGTTCGTGCGTCCCTTGTGTTCCGGTATGTGTCTGCTTCTTTTTGCAAAAGACCCATGGCGCAAAGGGCGTCGAGAAGCATGGCCGTCGCTCTGCTGTCTGCGTTGCCGCGACGAGCGACTTCCTGTGCGGCAAGTGCCTGGTCGGCGATGATTGAAAAGAGTTCCAGTTTCACGGCAGCGTGCAGGGTGCAAGTTTCCCAGTAGGCTCCTGAAAGGTTAAGCAGCTTGCCGGGTTGGTGTCCGTTGTTTTCCATGATCAGCGCTCCTTAAATATCAACGACAGTGGTTTTTCTATCCCGCCAACCCTCTCGTTACGCCAATGCC
Proteins encoded:
- a CDS encoding cation-transporting P-type ATPase; protein product: MSDSLQTPPKTSWHGLSEEETLKNLDSRSEGLSEAQAAERLARFGPNRLPPPKRASALRRFFEHFRNVLIYVLLAAAVVTALLGHWIDFAVILAVVVVNALIGFVQEGKAEKALESISKMLSVDAMVWRDGSRRQIPAEELVPGDVVFLQSGDKVPADLRLLSIKDLHVDEAMLTGESLPVGKATAQIAETATVGDRFNMAFSGTMITAGQGTGVVVATGQATELGRISEMLTDVQTLTTPLLRKIGEFAKILSIGIILLAAGTFAFGFLARDYSLSEMFLAAVGLVVAAIPEGLPAIITITLAIGVQRMAQRKSIIRRLPAVETLGAVTVICSDKTGTLTRSEMTTQAVVTATNQFEISGVGYDPHGVLSLGGEEVNLNEHPSLEEIGRAALLCNDSAVIQKDAQWLVEGDPTEGALVVMARKMGLDPALENKRWPRDDVIPFESQHRFMATLHHDHAGHGFIYLKGAPERVLQMCTRQRSKGEDMPLNRAYWLEQMEALAARGMRVLAVASRPFSDEVRQLKVDEVSTGMSLLGLLGIIDPPRPEAIEAVRQCRNAGIRVKMITGDHIITAAAIAQQMGIGDGKRAIAGAELEGMDAEALRAVVRDVDVFARAAPEHKLRLVEALQANGEVTAMTGDGVNDAPALKRSNVGVAMGIKGTEVSKEAAEMVLLDDNFASIAHAVEEGRTVYDNIKKAILFILPTNGAEALIILVAIALGRTLPITPVQILWINMITAVTLALALAFEPAESNVMSRPPRPPQEPILGGFLLWRISYVSLILVIGTFGLFLWERAQGMDIERARTVAVNTLVFFEVFYLINSRYLHDSVVNREGLFGNRYVLWAIGVVIVFQLLFTYAGPMQVLFGTAAIDLFTWGLIILVAFSVFVLVELEKALYRAFSKKSTKSTDAA
- a CDS encoding methyltransferase, which produces MENNGHQPGKLLNLSGAYWETCTLHAAVKLELFSIIADQALAAQEVARRGNADSRATAMLLDALCAMGLLQKEADTYRNTRDARTFLCKDSPRYVGYMIMHHHHLVESWARLDEAVVTGKPISPLLAHDEDIRRESFLMGMFNLAMGMAPELVPTLDLAGKTRLLDLGGGPGTWAIHFCKHNPQLKATIFDLATTRPFAEKTVAGFNLAERINFVSGDFHKDAFGGPYDVAWLSHILHGEGPEDCRKIIRKTAEALESGGKMIIHEFILDDSKTAPLFPALFSLNMLVATDAGQSYTESEIRQMMENAGIEDIQRTAYRGPTDSGILVGIKK